ACTATGAACAGGAGGAGATAAATACTGAAGAGGAAGATAATAAAAATGATGATGAATTCACCCTTGAGGACTACCTGAATGATGAAGATGTTCCTTCATATCGGTTGAATGCTAATAATACATCAAAAGACGATAAGCACGAAGAAGTTCCCTTTTCTATTGGGGTATCCTTTCATGAGCACCTTGAGAGTCAACTCGGTTTGAGAGTATTAACCGAAAAGCAGTATGACCTGGCGAAGTACATTATAGGAAATATCGATGAGGATGGGTATTTACGCCGAAAACTTTCAGCAATTGCTGATGATATAGCTTTCTCAATGGGAATTAGTACCAACGAGGACGAATTGGAACAACTACTCTATATCATTCACGATTTTGATCCTCCCGGAGTTGGGGCACGCGACTTGCAGGAGTGCTTACTATTACAAATAGACGCAAAGGATCAAGGCATTCCAGAGATTGCCTTAGCAAGAAAGATTCTTAAATACTATTTTGATGAATTTACCCGGAAACATTACGATAAAATCGCATCAAAACTAGATCTTGAAGATGATGATTTAAAATATGCTATTGATGAGATTTTAAAACTTAACCCTAAACCCGGAGGTTCATTTCAAGATCCTCTCAATCAATCAATACAACATATCATTCCCGACTTCATTCTTGATCAGGTGGATGGGGATTTTCAGTTAAACCTGAATGCCAGAAATGTCCCAGATCTAAGAATTAGCAAAGAATATTCTGAGATGATTGAGACATTTGCCCACAACCGAAGCAATGCCTCAAAGCAGGATAAAGAGGCTATGGTTTTTGTTAAGCAAAAAATCGACTCTGCACGGTGGTTTATCGATGCAATTCGGCAACGACAAAACACCCTTATGGAAACGATGAGGGCGAT
Above is a window of Bacteroidales bacterium DNA encoding:
- the rpoN gene encoding RNA polymerase factor sigma-54, translated to MLKQRLQQKLLQKLSPQQIQVIKLLEIPTMLLEQRIKKELEENPTLEEGDELDDDYEQEEINTEEEDNKNDDEFTLEDYLNDEDVPSYRLNANNTSKDDKHEEVPFSIGVSFHEHLESQLGLRVLTEKQYDLAKYIIGNIDEDGYLRRKLSAIADDIAFSMGISTNEDELEQLLYIIHDFDPPGVGARDLQECLLLQIDAKDQGIPEIALARKILKYYFDEFTRKHYDKIASKLDLEDDDLKYAIDEILKLNPKPGGSFQDPLNQSIQHIIPDFILDQVDGDFQLNLNARNVPDLRISKEYSEMIETFAHNRSNASKQDKEAMVFVKQKIDSARWFIDAIRQRQNTLMETMRAIIEYQREFFEEGDETKLRPMILKDIAEKTGLDISTISRVANSKYIQTHFGIYSLKYFFSEGMQNDLGEEVSTKEIKKILQECIDNEEKRKPLTDEKLMKILQQKGYPIARRTVAKYREQLGVAVARLRKEL